The Thermococcus sp. genome contains a region encoding:
- a CDS encoding ribonuclease P protein component 2 translates to MRERPKYLPPTLRDKHRYIAFQVIGERQFKKDEIKRAIWEASLSTLGTLGSARAKPWFIKFDEKSQTGIVRVDRKHVEELRFALTLVTHINGSRAVFITLGVSGTIKRLKKKFLAEYGWR, encoded by the coding sequence ATGAGGGAGAGGCCGAAATACCTGCCACCAACGTTGAGGGACAAGCACCGCTACATAGCCTTTCAGGTAATCGGAGAGAGGCAGTTTAAGAAGGACGAAATAAAGAGGGCCATATGGGAGGCGAGCCTCTCAACGCTGGGGACCCTCGGCTCGGCGAGGGCAAAGCCCTGGTTCATAAAGTTCGACGAAAAGAGTCAGACCGGAATCGTTAGGGTCGACAGGAAGCACGTGGAGGAGCTCCGCTTTGCCCTGACACTGGTCACCCATATAAACGGCTCAAGGGCTGTCTTCATAACCCTCGGCGTCTCTGGAACGATAAAAAGGCTGAAAAAGAAATTCCTGGCCGAGTACGGCTGGCGCTAG
- a CDS encoding radical SAM protein — translation MVRETPYFSYAVGELPRGCQLCVRGEKLVLFTTGACPRDCFYCPLSETRRGDVVYANERPVRSLDDVSEEALLMEAKGAGVTGGDPLARLDRTVEYIRSLKEAFGEDFHVHLYTTGALATKKNLEKLYDAGLDEIRFHPDLFNPNSKLFKVEIENIKNAFDFDWDVGGEIPSVPGQFERMRWYAEFLDNLGAKFLNVNELEFSETNLRAILDRGYRPISDESAAIKGSLELGLKLLEWGEENTSLSYHLCTARLKDAVQLKNRLRRMAKNVAKPYMEITEDGTLRFGIAEYEDLDELYTLLVEEAEVPEEWLYVNRAKGRIEMPEEVAVELAEAIEGDVRFFIVEEYPTFDRLEVERIPLP, via the coding sequence ATGGTTCGGGAGACGCCTTACTTTTCCTACGCCGTGGGAGAGCTTCCCCGGGGCTGCCAGCTCTGCGTTAGGGGTGAGAAGCTTGTCCTCTTCACAACCGGGGCATGCCCGAGGGACTGCTTCTACTGCCCGCTGAGCGAGACGCGGAGGGGGGACGTTGTCTACGCCAACGAGAGACCGGTGAGAAGCCTTGATGACGTCAGTGAGGAAGCCCTCCTGATGGAGGCGAAGGGTGCCGGCGTTACCGGCGGCGACCCGCTGGCGAGGCTCGACAGGACGGTTGAGTATATCCGCTCCCTGAAGGAGGCCTTTGGCGAGGACTTTCACGTCCACCTCTACACCACCGGCGCCCTGGCGACCAAAAAGAACCTCGAAAAGCTCTACGATGCCGGTCTGGATGAGATACGCTTCCACCCCGACCTGTTCAACCCGAACTCGAAGCTCTTCAAAGTCGAAATCGAGAACATAAAGAACGCCTTCGACTTCGACTGGGACGTGGGCGGCGAGATCCCCTCGGTTCCAGGGCAGTTCGAGAGGATGAGGTGGTACGCGGAGTTCCTCGACAACCTCGGGGCGAAGTTCCTCAACGTGAACGAGCTTGAGTTCAGCGAGACAAACCTGAGGGCCATTCTCGACAGGGGGTACAGGCCGATAAGCGACGAGAGCGCCGCAATAAAGGGCTCCCTTGAGCTGGGGCTGAAACTCCTTGAATGGGGCGAGGAGAACACATCGCTGAGCTACCACCTGTGCACTGCCAGGCTGAAGGATGCGGTCCAGCTCAAGAACAGGCTGAGGAGGATGGCCAAAAACGTGGCCAAGCCATACATGGAGATCACCGAGGACGGGACTCTCCGCTTTGGAATAGCTGAGTACGAGGATTTAGACGAGCTCTACACCCTCCTCGTGGAGGAGGCCGAGGTTCCCGAGGAGTGGCTGTACGTCAACAGGGCGAAGGGCAGGATAGAGATGCCGGAGGAAGTCGCGGTCGAGCTGGCGGAGGCGATAGAGGGCGACGTTAGGTTCTTCATCGTCGAGGAGTACCCGACCTTTGACAGGCTTGAGGTCGAGAGGATTCCACTACCTTGA
- a CDS encoding ATP-binding protein gives MLFDLRPKQRREDIFDREREFKELEKSVETYPLSLLLGIRRVGKSSILRAYLNENPGILIDCRELYAESGHITKEDLIRELQSKGSLLQRIISRFKVSLNLKFLRVEPRDASLRDIFRELNEIGEKTGGLVIAFDEAQYLRFYGSRGGKELLALLAHAYDSLPNLRIILTGSEVGLLHDFLGIGDYNSPLYGRAAGEVYIEPFELEVSREFLKAGFKEAGTDVPEEAIEHAVETLDGIPGWLVLFGVEYLRSGNFERALDRTLETARGLILGELRELERRTPRYVEILRGIALGYNRWSLLRDYLEVKGVRTPEPRLYELLKNLRKMGWIMEKNGTYQLMDPLTKIVLLD, from the coding sequence GTGCTGTTCGACCTAAGACCCAAGCAAAGGAGAGAGGATATCTTTGACAGGGAGAGGGAATTTAAAGAGCTTGAAAAAAGCGTTGAGACGTATCCGCTGAGCCTCCTCCTTGGCATCAGAAGGGTTGGCAAAAGCTCGATTCTCAGGGCGTACCTAAACGAGAACCCCGGAATACTGATTGACTGCAGGGAACTCTACGCCGAGAGCGGCCACATCACCAAGGAGGACCTCATCAGGGAGCTTCAGTCGAAGGGAAGCCTCTTACAGAGGATAATCTCAAGGTTTAAGGTCTCCCTTAACCTGAAGTTCCTCAGAGTGGAACCCCGGGATGCCTCGCTGAGGGACATTTTTAGGGAACTCAACGAAATCGGTGAGAAGACCGGGGGGCTTGTTATAGCATTTGATGAGGCCCAGTACCTCCGTTTTTACGGCTCCAGGGGTGGAAAAGAGCTCCTAGCCCTCCTTGCCCATGCATACGATAGCCTTCCGAACCTCAGGATTATTCTCACGGGCTCCGAGGTCGGCCTTCTCCACGACTTCCTTGGGATTGGTGATTACAACAGCCCGCTCTACGGAAGAGCAGCGGGAGAGGTTTACATCGAACCCTTCGAGCTAGAGGTGTCAAGGGAATTCCTGAAGGCGGGGTTTAAGGAGGCGGGTACTGACGTCCCGGAAGAGGCCATAGAGCACGCCGTTGAGACGCTGGACGGCATACCTGGCTGGCTTGTGCTCTTCGGCGTTGAATACTTAAGGAGCGGGAACTTTGAAAGGGCCCTTGATAGAACCCTCGAAACGGCCCGGGGGTTAATCCTGGGGGAGCTAAGGGAACTCGAAAGGAGAACTCCCCGCTACGTTGAGATACTCCGGGGAATTGCGCTGGGCTACAACAGGTGGAGCCTCCTGAGGGACTATCTGGAAGTCAAGGGTGTGAGAACCCCTGAGCCGAGGCTCTACGAACTTCTCAAAAACCTGAGGAAAATGGGGTGGATCATGGAAAAGAATGGAACCTACCAGCTGATGGATCCCCTGACAAAGATTGTCCTCCTCGATTGA